A DNA window from Capnocytophaga sp. ARDL2 contains the following coding sequences:
- a CDS encoding T9SS type A sorting domain-containing protein, whose product MTQYSFQYRKARTNAIARVVQILFNDEQVAETPAFGSNQGIEETVYTFNVPTEVFSAYEGQVIIVKFRTNTSNNANVIIDNINWALGTLSSKVNEIEGLSIFPNPVTSIVNITSNSASDKQVRVCDMTGRTLIDTEVSSTLDISSLNVTVSKSNKMEK is encoded by the coding sequence TTGACTCAATATTCTTTTCAATATAGAAAAGCTCGTACAAATGCGATTGCTCGTGTAGTTCAAATTTTATTCAATGATGAGCAAGTAGCAGAAACTCCAGCTTTTGGATCTAATCAAGGAATAGAAGAGACTGTTTACACTTTCAACGTGCCGACAGAAGTTTTTTCAGCTTATGAAGGACAAGTGATTATAGTAAAATTTAGAACAAATACATCTAATAATGCTAACGTTATTATCGACAACATCAACTGGGCTCTAGGAACATTGTCGTCAAAAGTAAACGAAATCGAAGGATTGTCTATTTTCCCTAATCCAGTGACTTCTATCGTAAACATTACTTCAAACTCAGCATCTGATAAACAAGTTCGCGTTTGTGATATGACAGGAAGAACCCTTATCGACACAGAGGTTTCTTCTACTTTAGATATCTCTTCTTTGAATGTTACCGTATCGAAATCAAACAAGATGGAAAAGTAA
- the pepT gene encoding peptidase T, with protein sequence MLNNKQQIIDRFISYVTVDTESDPTSNTTPSTEKQWILANQLVEELKKIGLSNVTIDENSYVMATLPSNVDYEVPTIGFISHFDTSPDFTGANVKPQIVENYDGGDIVLNKDLDIVLSPSYFKDLLLYKGQTLITTDGTTLLGADDKAGICEIVSAVEYLINHPEIKHGDIRIGFTPDEEIGRGAHKFDVKKFNADWAYTMDGSQVGELEYENFNAAGVKLTFKGKSVHPGYAKNKMINSILLANQFIAQLPANEVPEKTTGYEGFFHVNNIEGSIEKTTVQLIIRDHDMEKYQARKAFVQSLADKLNAEYAEKFGEDIVICEINDQYFNMKEKVEPVMHIVDIAEQAIKELGITPLIKPIRGGTDGSQLSYMGLPCPNIFAGGHNFHGKYEYVPVESIMKATEVIIKIAEITADKYKK encoded by the coding sequence ATGCTAAACAATAAACAACAGATCATAGACCGTTTTATCAGTTATGTAACGGTAGATACAGAATCAGATCCAACTTCAAACACGACACCTTCTACAGAAAAACAATGGATTTTGGCGAATCAATTAGTAGAAGAATTGAAAAAAATCGGATTGAGCAATGTTACGATTGACGAAAATTCGTATGTTATGGCTACTTTGCCAAGTAATGTAGATTACGAAGTTCCTACAATTGGGTTTATTTCTCACTTTGATACTTCTCCAGATTTTACAGGAGCTAATGTAAAACCTCAAATTGTAGAAAACTACGACGGTGGAGACATTGTATTAAACAAAGATTTAGACATCGTGTTATCGCCTTCTTATTTCAAAGATTTGTTGTTGTACAAAGGTCAAACATTGATTACTACAGACGGTACTACACTTTTGGGAGCAGATGACAAAGCAGGTATTTGCGAAATTGTTTCGGCAGTTGAATACCTAATCAATCATCCTGAAATCAAACACGGAGACATCAGAATAGGATTTACACCAGATGAAGAAATCGGTCGTGGAGCTCATAAATTTGATGTAAAAAAATTTAACGCTGACTGGGCTTATACGATGGACGGAAGTCAAGTAGGAGAATTGGAGTACGAAAACTTTAATGCGGCAGGAGTAAAATTGACTTTCAAAGGAAAAAGCGTTCACCCTGGATATGCTAAAAACAAAATGATTAACTCTATTTTGTTGGCAAATCAATTCATTGCTCAATTGCCTGCGAATGAAGTTCCAGAAAAAACAACAGGTTATGAAGGATTTTTTCATGTAAACAACATCGAGGGAAGCATTGAAAAAACGACGGTTCAATTGATTATCCGCGACCATGATATGGAAAAATACCAAGCAAGAAAAGCGTTTGTGCAATCATTGGCAGACAAACTAAATGCTGAATATGCTGAAAAATTTGGTGAAGACATCGTAATTTGCGAAATCAACGACCAATATTTTAACATGAAAGAAAAAGTAGAACCTGTGATGCACATCGTTGATATTGCGGAACAAGCCATAAAAGAATTGGGTATCACACCATTGATTAAGCCAATTCGCGGAGGAACTGATGGTTCGCAATTGTCGTACATGGGATTACCTTGTCCAAATATTTTTGCAGGTGGACACAACTTCCATGGAAAATACGAATATGTACCTGTAGAAAGCATCATGAAAGCAACTGAAGTAATCATAAAAATCGCTGAAATCACAGCTGATAAATACAAAAAA